One Kitasatospora sp. MAP12-44 DNA segment encodes these proteins:
- a CDS encoding polyprenyl synthetase family protein: protein MLASGRRLCTPPLRAAVARLAPPMDAVAAYHFGWTDRDGKPAAGDGGKAVRPALALLSAQAVGAPLQAGVPGGVAVELVHNFSLLHDDLMDGDETRRHRATAWTVFGPAQAILVGDALATLGTEVLLDAGLSGDATPADAARAVRLLTTATRKLIDGQAQDLSFEHRDVVTVEECLEMEGNKTGALLAAASAIGAVLAGADDRTADALERYGYHLGLAFQAVDDLLGIWGATEVTGKPHWGDLRQRKKSLPVAAALAEGGAASRRLAELLADPEGRGEETEEVLAGRAALIEQAGGRSWTQDEARRRHKTALAALDEVPMTGEVREHFVALAEFVVVRER from the coding sequence CTGCTGGCCAGCGGCCGCAGGCTCTGCACCCCGCCGCTGCGCGCGGCGGTGGCCCGGCTGGCGCCGCCGATGGACGCGGTCGCCGCCTACCACTTCGGTTGGACCGACCGCGACGGCAAGCCCGCCGCGGGTGACGGCGGCAAGGCGGTGCGCCCGGCGCTCGCGCTGCTCTCCGCGCAGGCCGTGGGCGCCCCGCTGCAGGCCGGGGTGCCCGGCGGCGTCGCCGTTGAACTGGTGCACAACTTCTCCCTCCTGCATGATGATCTGATGGACGGTGACGAGACTCGCAGGCACCGGGCCACCGCCTGGACGGTCTTCGGTCCGGCCCAGGCGATCCTGGTCGGCGACGCGCTGGCCACCCTCGGCACCGAGGTGCTGCTCGATGCCGGCCTGAGTGGCGACGCCACCCCCGCCGACGCCGCGCGCGCCGTGCGCCTGCTGACCACCGCGACCCGCAAGCTGATCGACGGCCAGGCCCAGGACCTCTCCTTCGAGCACCGCGACGTCGTCACCGTCGAGGAGTGCCTGGAGATGGAGGGCAACAAGACCGGCGCCCTGCTCGCCGCCGCCTCCGCGATCGGCGCCGTGCTGGCCGGTGCGGACGACCGTACGGCCGACGCCCTGGAGCGCTACGGCTACCACCTCGGGCTCGCCTTCCAGGCCGTCGACGACCTGCTCGGCATCTGGGGCGCCACCGAGGTGACCGGCAAGCCGCACTGGGGCGACCTGCGCCAGCGCAAGAAGTCGCTGCCGGTGGCCGCCGCGCTCGCCGAGGGCGGCGCCGCCTCGCGCAGGCTCGCCGAACTGCTCGCCGACCCCGAGGGGCGCGGCGAGGAGACCGAGGAGGTGCTGGCCGGTCGGGCCGCACTGATCGAGCAGGCCGGCGGGCGGTCCTGGACCCAGGACGAGGCCCGTCGCCGTCACAAGACCGCCCTCGCCGCTCTGGACGAGGTGCCGATGACCGGCGAGGTGCGCGAGCACTTCGTCGCACTCGCCGAATTCGTGGTGGTACGAGAGAGGTGA